The Mycobacterium seoulense genomic interval GATGGCGTCAGGAGGCCCCGCATGTCTCGGCTCGCCGCGACCGTGCACCGCGTCGTCAAGGCTTACGACGTGCGGGGGCTGGTTGGCGAAGAGCTCGACGAACCGTTGGTCACCGCTTTGGGGGCGGCCTTCGCCAGGCTGATGCGCGGCGAAGGCGCCCGGCGGGTGGTGATCGGCCACGACATGCGCGACAGCTCTCCGGCGCTGGCCGCCGCGTTCGCCGCAGGGGTGACCGCGCAGGGCCTGGACGTGGTGCGGATCGGCCTGGCCTCCACCGATCAGCTCTACTTCGCCTCCGGGTCGCTGGACTGCCCCGGCGCCATGTTCACCGCGAGCCACAACCCGGCGGCATACAACGGGATCAAGCTGTGCCGCGCGGCCGCCAAGCCGGTCGGCGCCGACAGCGGCCTGCGCACCATCAGCGAGGACGTGATCGCGGGCGTGCAGCCCTATGACGGGCGGCCCGGAACCGTCACCGACCGCGACGTGCTGGACGACTACGGGACGTTCCTGCGGTCGCTGATCAACACGTCGGGGCTGCGGCCCCTGCGGGTGGCGGTGGACGCCGGCAACGGCATGGCCGGTCTCACCGCGCCGGCGGTGCTCGGGGCGATCGAGTCGATCACCTTGCTGCCCTTGTACTTCGAACTCGACGGCTCGTTCCCCAACCACGAGGCCAACCCGCTGGATCCGGCCAACCTGGCCGACCTGCAGGCGTACGTGCGTGACACGGGTGCGGACGTCGGGCTGGCCTTCGACGGGGACGCCGACCGCTGCTTCGTCGTCGACGAACGCGGCCGGCCGGTGTCGCCCTCGACGGTCACCAGCCTGGTGGCCGCCCGCGAGCTGGGCCGGGAGATCGGCGCCACCATCATCCACAACGTGATCACGTCGAGGGCGGTACCCGAGCTGGTCACCGAACGCGGCGGCACACCGCTGCGCTCCCGCGTCGGCCACTCCTATATCAAGGCGCTGATGGCCGACACCGGCGCCATCTTCGGCGGCGAGCACTCGGCGCACTATTACTTCCGTGACTTCTGGGGCGCGGACTCCGGCATGCTGGCGGCGCTCTACGTGCTGGCCGCCCTCGGCGAGCAGGACCGGCCGTTGTCGGAATTGACCGCCGACTACCAGCGCTACGAATCGTCCGGCGAGATCAACTTCACGGTCGCCGACGCGTCCCTGTGCACGGAGGCGGTGCTGAAGTCCTTCGGCAGCCGCATCCATTCCATCGACCACGTGGACGGGGTCACGGTCGACCTCGGCGACGGCAGCTGGTTCAACCTGCGCAGCTCCAACACCGAGCCGTTGCTGCGGCTCAATGTGGAGGCGCGCAGCACCGAGGACGTCGACGCGGTGGTTGCCCAGGTCAGCGCGGAGATCGAGGCCCAGGCGGCGCCGGCAGAGGTCGCCCCGTGAGCGCCGTCCGGGCGATCGATCTCGAGGACACCGAGGGTCTGCTCGCAGCCGACCGTGACGGGCTGCTGCGCTCGGCGTCGTCGGCCGGCGCGCACGTGCGCGCGATAGCCGCCGCGGTCGACGAGGGCGCGCTGGACGCCCTGCGAACCGACGACCGGCCGCGCAGCGTGATCTGGGTGGCCGGCCGCGGGGCCGCCGACAGCGCCGGCGCCATGCTGGCCGCGACGGTGGGGGGTGCGGCTTCCGAGCCGATCGCGCTGACCGCCGAGGTTCCGCCGTGGATCGGCCCGCTCGACGTGCTGGTCGTCGCGGGCGATGACCCCGGCGATCCCGCGCTGGTGACCGCCGCCGCGACCGGGGTGCGCCGCGGGGCCCGGGTCGTCGTCGTCGCGCCGTACGAGGGGCCGCTGCGGGATTCCGCGGCCGGCCGGGCGGCGGTGCTGGCGCCGCGGCTCGCCATCTCCGACGAGTTCGGGCTGTGCCGCTACCTGGCCGCCGGCCTGGCCGTCGTGCAAACCGTGGACCAGCGACCGAGCGTCGACCTGCGGGCGCTGGCCGACGAGCTGGACGCCGAGGCGCTGCGCAACAGCGCGGGCCGCGAGCTGTTCACCAACCCGGCCAAGACGATCGCGGCGCGCCTGGCCGGCCGCGAGGTGGCGCTGGCCGGCGACTGCGCGGCGACGCTGGCGCTGGCGCGGCACGGCAGCTCGGTGCTGCTGCGGACCGCCCACCAGGTGGTCGCCGCCAGCGGGTTGTCGGACGCCGTCTTCGCGCTGCGCGCCGGGGCGCCCGGCGGCTTCCGGGATCCCGACGAGGCGCTCTTTCACGACGAGCAGATCGACGGGCCGCTGCCCGTCCGGCTGCTGGTGCTGGCGCTGACGTTGTCCGCCGAACAGCCGGTGGTCGCCGCCCGCACCGCCGGGCTCGACGACGTGTACCTGCTCGCCGCCGAGGACGTGCCGGACGGGCCCGGCGGCTCGGCCGGTTCGACCGTCGCGCCGGCGGTGGGCGGGGCCGTCAGCGCCGAGCAGCAACTGGCGGTATTGGCGGTCCGGCTGGAGATGGCCGCGGTTTACGCGCGACTGGTGCGGGGATAGATAGAACAGTGGAACTGCTTCGCGGAGCCTTGCGGACCTATGCCTGGGGATCACGCACCGCCTTAGCCGAATTCACCGGGCGTGCGGTCCCGGCCGCCCATCCGGAGGCCGAGCTCTGGTTCGGCGCGCACCCGGGCGACCCCGCCTGGCTGGAAACGGATCAGGGCGAGATCTCGCTGCTCGACGCGCTGATCGCCGACCCGGAGGGCGAGCTCGGCCCCGCCGCGCGCGCCCGCTTCGGAGACGTGCTGCCCTTCCTGGTCAAGGTGCTCGCGGCCGACGAGCCGCTGTCCCTGCAGGCCCACCCCAGCGCGGCGCAGGCCGCGGAGGGTTATCTGCGCGAGGAGCGGCTGGGGATCCCGCTGACCTCGCCGGTGCGCAATTACCGCGACACCTCGCACAAACCCGAGCTGCTGGTGGCACTGCAGCCGTTCGAGGCGCTCGCCGGCTTCCGTCAGGTCTCCCGCACGGTCGAGCTGCTGCGTGCCCTGGCCGTCTCCGACCTCGACCCCTTCATCGACCTGCTCAACGACCAGTCCGACGCCGACGGCCTGCGCGCGCTGTTCACCACCTGGATCACCGCACCCCAGCCCGACATCGACGTGCTGATCCCCGCCGTGCTCGACGGTGCGATCCAGTACATCAGCTCCGGGGCAACGGAATTCGCCGGTGAAGTCAAGACGGTGCTGGAACTGGGGGAGCGCTATCCCGGCGACGCCGGGGTGCTGGCGGCCCTGCTGCTGAACCGCATCATCCTGGCCCCGGGGGAGGCGATCTTCGTGTCGGCCGGCAGCCTGCACACCTACCTGCGAGGCTTCGCGGTCGAGGTGATGGCCAACTCCGACAACGTGTTACGCGGCGGCCTGACCCCCAAGCACGTCGACGTCCCCGAGCTGCTGCGGGTGCTCGACTTCACCCCGACCACCGAGGCGCAGGTGCGGCCCCACGTCCGCCGCGAGGGCTTCGGCCTGATCTATGAGACCCCGGCCGACGAGTTCGCGGTCGCGCTGCTCGAGCTCGACGGCGATTACCTCGGCCACGAGGTCGACGCCTCGTGCAGCCACGAGGGTCCGCAGATCTTGCTGTGCACCGAGGGTTGCACGACCGTGCACGGCAAGTCCGGGTCGCTGACGCTGCGCCGGGGGATGGCCGCCTGGGTGGCGGCCGACGACGCCCCGATCCGGCTGGTCGCGCTGGAGCCCACCAAACTGTTCAGGGCGACCGTAGGGCTGTGACGGGGCGCCGGCGGTCTTATAGTGGCGACCCGCATCGCCCGGCTTCGCCGCGCTCGCGATCGCCACGGGCGGCCCGGCGGCGCTCGCCCAGCCACAGCCGCAGGTTGTGCGCGATGGTCCGGCCGACGATGCGCGGCGGCGGGACCATATAGAGGCTGTCGAGCAGCGAGAACCGGCGCAAAAACCATTCCGCCAGAACCGGATCCGTCTCGGCGGCCCCCAGGAACTGGTCGAACAGCGCGCCCGACGGCCGCCACCACCAGGGGATGGGCCCCTTGGTGTCGGCGTGGTGAAAGGTCACGTCGCCGATGGCGTTCATGGTCCAGACCGGGAAGGTGGTCT includes:
- the manA gene encoding mannose-6-phosphate isomerase, class I, whose product is MELLRGALRTYAWGSRTALAEFTGRAVPAAHPEAELWFGAHPGDPAWLETDQGEISLLDALIADPEGELGPAARARFGDVLPFLVKVLAADEPLSLQAHPSAAQAAEGYLREERLGIPLTSPVRNYRDTSHKPELLVALQPFEALAGFRQVSRTVELLRALAVSDLDPFIDLLNDQSDADGLRALFTTWITAPQPDIDVLIPAVLDGAIQYISSGATEFAGEVKTVLELGERYPGDAGVLAALLLNRIILAPGEAIFVSAGSLHTYLRGFAVEVMANSDNVLRGGLTPKHVDVPELLRVLDFTPTTEAQVRPHVRREGFGLIYETPADEFAVALLELDGDYLGHEVDASCSHEGPQILLCTEGCTTVHGKSGSLTLRRGMAAWVAADDAPIRLVALEPTKLFRATVGL
- a CDS encoding TobH protein, with amino-acid sequence MSAVRAIDLEDTEGLLAADRDGLLRSASSAGAHVRAIAAAVDEGALDALRTDDRPRSVIWVAGRGAADSAGAMLAATVGGAASEPIALTAEVPPWIGPLDVLVVAGDDPGDPALVTAAATGVRRGARVVVVAPYEGPLRDSAAGRAAVLAPRLAISDEFGLCRYLAAGLAVVQTVDQRPSVDLRALADELDAEALRNSAGRELFTNPAKTIAARLAGREVALAGDCAATLALARHGSSVLLRTAHQVVAASGLSDAVFALRAGAPGGFRDPDEALFHDEQIDGPLPVRLLVLALTLSAEQPVVAARTAGLDDVYLLAAEDVPDGPGGSAGSTVAPAVGGAVSAEQQLAVLAVRLEMAAVYARLVRG
- a CDS encoding phosphomannomutase/phosphoglucomutase, giving the protein MSRLAATVHRVVKAYDVRGLVGEELDEPLVTALGAAFARLMRGEGARRVVIGHDMRDSSPALAAAFAAGVTAQGLDVVRIGLASTDQLYFASGSLDCPGAMFTASHNPAAYNGIKLCRAAAKPVGADSGLRTISEDVIAGVQPYDGRPGTVTDRDVLDDYGTFLRSLINTSGLRPLRVAVDAGNGMAGLTAPAVLGAIESITLLPLYFELDGSFPNHEANPLDPANLADLQAYVRDTGADVGLAFDGDADRCFVVDERGRPVSPSTVTSLVAARELGREIGATIIHNVITSRAVPELVTERGGTPLRSRVGHSYIKALMADTGAIFGGEHSAHYYFRDFWGADSGMLAALYVLAALGEQDRPLSELTADYQRYESSGEINFTVADASLCTEAVLKSFGSRIHSIDHVDGVTVDLGDGSWFNLRSSNTEPLLRLNVEARSTEDVDAVVAQVSAEIEAQAAPAEVAP